The genomic region GCGTAGGTCACCTCCCATCCGAAGACCTCCTAGTCTTCTTCAATACCTGCTCTATGATTGCGCCTAGGATGCCCTGGGGTAAGACGTATATGAGCACGGCGAGCGCCAGCCCCATCGCGAAAAGCCAGTACTCGGTGACGTCCATGGCGTAGTCGCGGAGGAACACATAGACGATCCCTCCCACAAAAGGGCCTAGGAACACCCTTGTCCCGCCAAGGATCGCCATGAACACTATCTCGGCGCTGAACGTCCAGTAGAGGCTCTCCGGGGTCACCGCTCCCTGTAGCGGAGAATAGAGCGACCCAGCAACACCAGTCACCAGCGCGCTTATCACGAAGCTCAGCAGCCTCATCCTCGAAACATTGTAGCCGAGGGTCTCTGCGCGGAACGCGTCATCCCTTATAGTCTGGAATACGAGGCCTAGCGGCGACCTAAGCAAGAGCCAAACCAGTACCAGGATCACCGACGCAGTCGCGAGCACAAGGTAGTAGTAGCTAGGGATGCTGCCAAGGGGCCTCGGTATCCCGTAGAGCCCCTCATCTCCCCCCGTCACGTCCCGGTACTTCAGCACAACCGCGTACACTAGTTGGCCGAAGGCGAGCGTGAGTATCGCGAAGTATATCTTCGTGTGTCTCAGGCTCAAGTAGCCCGTCACGAGCGCGGTCAAGGCTACCAGTGATAGCGCGAATAGGTATGAGGACGCGTAGCCCATCCCGAGCTTGAGCAAGCCTATTGCGACACCGTAGGCCCCAAGCCCCCAGAACATGGCATGGCCGAAGCTGAGGAGCCCCGTGTACCCGTACAGTATGTTGAACCCGGTGGCGGCTAGGCCGAAGAGTATTCCTACCGCTAGTAGCCTCGTATAGTACTGGCTCGTGAAGAGCGGCGCAGCCGCGAGGAAGACCAGTATTGCTATGGTGCTGTAGAGGTGGATTCTCCACTCGTTCACCGAGCCCATGCCAGGCTACCTCCTTTCAATCTCTTTCCCGAAGAGCCCTGAAGGCTTTATCAGCAACATCACGGCTGTTATAAGGTATATCAGCGCGACCTCCAGCATAGGGTACACTATAACCATTATAGTCCTCGCAACAGACGCTATGAGCGCCCCCACCAAGGAGCCGGCAATACTGCCCATACCGCCTATGACGAGCACAGCGAATGAGAGAACAAGGGCGTCGGCCCCCATGCCCGGGTAAGCGGTGAGAATGGGTGCAGCAGCAGCACCCGCCAGCCCGCTAAGCGCAGAGCCTATCGCGAACGCTGCAATAAACAATATGCTTGTATTAATGCCGAGGGCCTCCGCGACCTCGCTGTTGAAAGCCGCAGCCCTCATCTGCTTACCGATAACCGTCTTCGAGAAGAACCACCAAAGGCCAGCCGCGGCAGCGAACCCGATGACTATCACGTACACCGTGTAGAGAGGAACCTGGTACGCCCCAACCTCTACGGAGCCGCCAGGTATAACAGTGTACGACTTGTACTCCGGCCCCCATACCATCTTCACGATGTCGTCAAGCATGAGCATCACGGCGAAGGTGAAGAGGAGCTGAAGCTCCTCCGGCTTAGAGTAGAGAGGCCTCAGCAGTGTCCTCTCAAAGACTGCTCCAATGACGGCAAGCACTGCTACGGCGAGGACGAATCCGAGAACAAAGCCCAGCGCACTAGGACCTATCCACACCATTGCGGCACTATATGCGAGATAAGCTCCAAGCATGTAAAAGGCTCCGTGAGCAAGGTTCAGTACACGCATAATGCCGTAGATGAGGCTGAGGCCAGAGGCTATGAGAAAAAGAATCGAGGCGTAAAACAACGTGTTAATCGTCTGGACTACTATGTAGCCAGTATCCACGCTGTGCACCCCGAGGTGTCAAAAACGCTGCTCATTGGCGGCTTGGCTGCCGAGGAGCCGGCTAGCCGCACTTCACGTAGGTCTTGAATGGCGGTGGAACTACTTTGCCGAAGTCGAATATCTCTAGGTCGGTTAGCACTGGGTGCGGGAAGCCCAGGGGCCCGCCTTTTGCGAGCTTGCCCCAGTACACGTAGTAGACTCCCTGGTGGTCCTCAGGCCTTATGTACACTGGGCCCATTGGGCCTGCTACAGTCAAGCCCTCAAGGTACTTTATGAGCTCCTCGGGTGATGGCCACTTACCCAGCTCAGCATACGCTAGCTCTATTGCATTCTTTACCGCGTAGAGCGCGGTGTAGCTGGTACCAGAGACGTATGGCGGGTACTCGCCAGTCTTGGCCTTGAACTTCTCCACGAACGACTTGTTGAGCGAGTAGACATCGTGCGGCGGATAGTTGAACCAGTAGCGGCCGCTTCCCCAGATGTCTACCCCGCTTGGGACGTTTTCGTCCCCAATGGCCTTGAGGGTATCAGTAGCGCCTAGCATCGGGTTTAGGTACGCCTTTATGTTCTTGAATAAGCCCTTGGACGCGGCCTGCTTGAAGAACGTTGCTGCGTCTCCTCCCCATAGCGACGAGAACACTATGTCGGGCTTCGCTGCTATCATCTTATCTATGTAGCTAGTATAGTCGGTCGTCCCGAGCTTGACGTAAATAGGCTCAGCGAACTCCACGCCCGGCATAAGCTCCTTGAGCCTCGAGGAGAACACGGTCCAAGAGTCCCAGCCATAGGCGTAGTCCGGCCCGATGCTCGCAACCTTCTTAGCATCAGGATACATCTTCGCAACCAGCTCTGCAGCAGCGATATCGATAGGCTCCTCGTACATACTTATCCTGAAAATGTACTTCCTCTTACCGCACTCAGTGAGCTTAGGCGTCGCGGCATGAGTCACTATCAGAGGAACCCTCAGCTCCTCCTCAATAGTCTTGATGAGCTTGAGCGAGTCACCACTACTATCAATACCGATGAGGATCTCAGCCCCCTCCTCCTGAACCATCTTAACAATATTGTCGATAACGTGCTGTCTATCAGCCTCATCCTTGGATATCAGCTCAACCTTTCTGCCAAGGATACCTCCCCTCGAGTTTATCTCGTCCCGTGCAATCTCGAGCGCAGCACCAGCCATCTTGCCGTAGGTCCCGAAGGGCCCACTCATAAAGTACATGAATCCTATCTTAAGCGGCTTCGACGGAATACCGGACGGCTTAGCCGCCGCACCCCCGCCAACCTCCTTCGTAACAGTCACGGTCTTGGTCGCACCCTTCTTCGACGAAGCCCCGATGGCATAGCCGCCAGCAAGCCCGACAACTAGGCCCACAACACCCGCTCCAAGAACCTTAAGCGTGTTTCTCTTAGACTCGTCTACCAATTTACCACCACTTTTCCACTTCAATAAGAACACAGTTTAACTATCAATTAACCATACTATATAGCGGGAGAATAAAGCTCTTTTCGCCAAGAATGATTATGAACCGTCGTAGACGAAACTACTTCGACTATACAAGGCTCAAGAAGATAGGCCAGGAACAAGCCATCAAGGACAAAACAGCCTAGAAAACCAGACCGAGTCGTATTATTCCTGGGCTACGTTACTGCTGCTGTTCTTCTTTCCTACCCTTCTTGCTCCTCCTACCCTCGTCCCTAGCTGCTATCTGGGCTACACCTCTCGGTTTTGTCCATGTATGTGCCCCTCGGGAGGCTATGCATAGGACCGGACGAATACGGCGCTACGACCGGGTCGTGCCCTGTTCATAGGGTTTCATGTTATGTCGTGTCACACTCTACGAGTACGCCTCATGGAGGAAGACTTGTTTCCCGCCATTCTCTGTAAGAGAACTATGATTGCGAGGGAGAAGATAAAAACGTCTGTGCTCCTCGTAGCTAACTCTTCTTAATTCTCGAGGCTACTTCGTCTACCAGTCTTCGTACCCTCTTAATCGCTTCCCGGACGTCCTCGGCGCTGCACCAGCCCTCGTAGAAACATGTGTGCATACCGTTTGCAGCCATCCATGCATCGTATACCCAGTCACCGAGTTCCTTTTCGATCGTTCTGCGATACTCCCATAGCTCTCGGTGACTCGTAATTCTTATTCCATCCCTCCACTCTGCATAGGCCTTTATCGCTAGTGCAGCAGCTCCCCAGGTCTTCTCAACTGCTTGCCTAGTATCTCCCTTTGCAAGTTCTTGTAGTGCTTGCTCTAGAAGTGCCTGGGCAGCCTCAATATAAGCATTGACTCTTTCCTCCGGGTCAAGGCCTCTAGTTATGAGCTCTAATACGTATTCTTCAATGCTTAACCCTATTCTCCTTGCATCGGCCTCTAGGCGCTGGGCTATTGATCGCGGGATCTTTATTGTAAGAGCCTCTGATGACAAGAAGACACCCATGTATAGTTCCTTAGAAGGGTGAATAAAGATATAGCCGTATGTACTTAACACGAAGAGCGCCAATGCAGGAATATACTCTCCGGATAATTCCCAGTTTCGTCGAAGAATCTTTTCCCTGGCTCGTCAAAATAATTATTTTAGCTGTTAATAGCCCGGATACTATCCTCTTGGCTGCTGCACGCTGCAATATAGTCCTCGGCTACGGTTTTGCACGCTATCCTAGAGGCTCCTCGGGCTGCGGGGGCTTGGCAACTCATGCCCGGCTATGATCCGCTAAGGCTCTCCGAGATAGTTGAGCGGATGGTTACTAGGCGGGAGGCTGGGAGGCTTCTCCGCCGCTACTATCGGTTCCGCCGCGACCGCTGGTACGGCGGCATAGTGACGGGTGACGTGGTTGGCTGTAATCTTCGCTGCGGGTTCTGCTGGGCTTGGCGCTTCACCTGGACGGGCTACGATAGAGGCGTCATGTTCTCCGCGGAGGAGGCTGCCTCGCGGCTGCTCCGGCTAGCCCGGAGGACAGGGGCTAGGCAGGCCAGGCTCTCCGGCGGCGAGCCAACGATAGGCTTCGAGCACCTCGTAAAGGTCATCGAGACCGTGACCGATAAAGGCCTACACTTCGTGTTGGAGACCAATGGCATCCTTATAGGGGCTAGGGAGGACTATGCTCGCAGGCTCGCAGAGTTCCACGGAGTAGGGATAGAGGTAAGGGTCTCGATAAAGGGGACGAGCCCGGAGGAGTTCTGGCAGCTAACCAGGGCCAAGCCCGAGGCCTGGTACTTGCAGCTAAGGGCTCTTGAAAACCTGGTGCGCTACGGCCTAGAGCCCGGGGAGGAAGTCTACCCCGCAGTCATGCTCAGCTTCACTGACGAGAAGGGCGTGAAGAGGATAAAGAAGCTCCTAGCCTCAATACACCCGAGGCTTGCGGGAAGCATTGATCCTGAATACGTCTTCCTCTACCCCCACGTAGAGGAATTGCTGAGAAGAACAGGGCTCAAGCCAAGGATAGCGTACAAGCCGGGAGAAATACCACGCGAGCTGATATAATACATTGCCCTGTAGAGAGGAAAAATAACGGCTAGTATCGTTATCATCTTATGCTTCTTTATTTGTGGAAATGTTTTTCCGTTCTACTTGAGGCCCATAACTAATTGGGGTCGTAGTTGGATAGTTACGTAACTATCTCTGTCCGTAGAGAGGTTAAGAAGCTACTGGAAAGGGATAAAGGGGATAAGAATTGGAGTGAATACCTGCTAGAACTCTACAAAGAGGCTAAGCAAGCTAAGGCAAGACAAGCATTCGAGCACCTAGTACAATTGCTTAACGATAAGGACTTGGAGGAAATAGAGAAGGCTAGTAGAGATTTCAGGAAGAGGTTTAGGCTACGTTGAGGTTGCTCGATACAAGCGTGCTCATAGACAACGTGAGAAAAGGCGTTTTTGAAGAGGGCGCTATATCGGTTATAACGCTTATAGAGTTTCTTCGTGGCGTGGATCCTAGGAAGAGACAACGCGTTAAGGAATTATTAGAAAACTCGTATATCGTTCTAGGTATTGATAACAAGGTCATACTAGAGTACTGTAGGCTGTACGACGAGCTGAGAAAAAGAGGCAACCTCCTACCTGACGCCGATTTGCTGATTGCTGCTACCGCAATAGCGAATAATGCCTTACTAGTAACAATGGATAAAGATTTTCTGAGACTAAGAGACCTCGGGCTACGGCTTGAGCTAAGATTATGACAACTAGTTATTTGCTTCGACCGAAGACAAAATGAAGGATTCTGGTGGAGTAAAAACGTTTAGACTGGCTATTTTCTCTCTAGTTGTTTCTCTAAGGCCTTGTTGGTGGCGGTGGTGGTAGCTCTGGTTCCTCTTCTTTCCTTCTCCTGGTGATGGGTAGTAGCAGTATTGCTGCTCCTAGGCCTGCTAGTGCTGCCCCGCCTGCTACTCCTGCCCTATTTCCTCCCTTTTCTCCGGGTAGTGGTGCCTCGTAGTAGATTGCTTTCTCTTCCTTGTCGAAGACTATGTTCTTCGCGTTGCTGGGTAGCGCTAGGTGCAGTGTCTCAGTCATTACTAGGTCCTGGCTCGCTGCATACGTTATCGTTATTACTAGCTTGTTGCCCTGCTGGGCTACGAGCTTGACCTCAGCGTCATCGTCTTCGAGCTTTACCTTCCACTTGCCGCTGCCCTGGTATACTGCTGCTCCGAGCCTCTTGTAGCTCAGCTTCACCCGGTTGTTCGCGTCGTCGGCCTCAACCTTCACGTCTACTAGCTGGGCGGGAGTATTGCCCCAGTTCATCTGCCTGACGAACACGGAGAGCGGGTTATAGATCTCCTTGAACATCTTGTAGGCGGATGTGCTCATTCGGAGCTCTCCGCCGACTATCGCTGTGCCGCTCAAGGTTATCGTGGCATTTGTATCGGCTTCTATCCTCGTCTTCGTTATTGGCTGCATCCACGTCTCCTGCGCTTGTGCCGCAACCGTGGCGAGGGTTGCGGCGAGCAGCGCCGCCAATACTATGGCTAGGAATAGGCTACTCTTCCTCACGGGTATCACGCTCCAGCCACCCATTGGAATGTTGATATGATTTGTTCTGCGAGGTTCAGGGAGTCCTGGCTTGGGTTGAAGAGCATGTAGAAAACAGCGAACCCGTAGCCATCGTGGCTAAAGTACCTTGCCAGGATCAGTGCTTGCTTACCTTGTATCTCAGCGACATACGCTACGCGTAGTGCCTGCTCTCCTGCGAAGCTGACTGCCTTCTCGTCCCTAGGCTCAGCGCTGATACCAGCGTTCTCGAGCATCTTTTCTAGCAGTGTCCGCATCTGCTCAGCGCTGACGCCTCTCACCCACAGCACTCCTATCGATAAGCCATGCGCCCTTGACGCTGCGCCTGCTTGTCCACCAACAACACCCTGCTGGTTAATGGGCTGTATATTGGTCTCCCAGCCCTCGCCGACAAGCTGTATCGCCCAGTATGGCTGGACCTTTGTGTTCGCGAAGACCTGGCCACCGCCTCCTCCGCCCTGGCCTCCATTGTTGCCCTCGTTGTTGTGTGGCTCGGGGCTGGGGCCCGGCTGGGGGGAGGGCTGGGGCTGCTGAATGGTCGCCTTGTAGCCCCATTGCTCTAGCACGTTTGCTGGTAGCTCTGGTAGCTCCGGCGGCGCAATGCCCTGCGCCTGGAGAGCTGCTACATCGACTACTATGTGTGGGCCGCTGAAAGCCATCTGTGCGGTACGTATCCCGTACTTCACAGCCTCTTCGAACGAGACTTTGAGGTTGAGCGCAGTGGACTCTATGGGGACTAGTTGGCCGCTCGGCAACACTATTATCGGGAAGGCGTGGGCAGGCATCAGCACTATGTATGCCTTGAGGCCCTGGCTCATCGCGAGCGAGGCGAAGAATATAGCCGTGTCTATGCACGTGCCGCTGTGGTCTCGTAGAACGTCCCTAGGGAACTTTACGTGCTCGCTAAACTTCCCCGTCCAGTAGGCATTGGGCTCTGTCTGGTAGCTTATCCCGTTCGCTACGCTGTACTGCCACGCAGTGGCGAGAAACCTTATAGCGTCCTCGTCGCTGAGCGCCGTCGCTGGGCCACCTGCTATCTGGGCCACTATGCCCGCGAATCGCAGCAGCACAGGATCGCTGGGAGTAACCCAGGCGGCGAGCAACGGGTAGTTGCTGAAGACGTCGTAGAAGCTACCGGTGCTCTCCTCTGGCGGGATACTGCTAAACACTATGTCGTTTACCCCGAGCACCTGGACCTGTCTGGTCTTCGTCACCTCTACTGGCTTGGAGCTCTTCGAGGCACGGTACTCGATCTTGACCACGACCTTGCTCGGGGTAGCCGAGGACAGCTTAGTGATGCTTGGCTGGAACACCGGGTAGTAGAGATCGACGACCGCGCCGCCGGGAGGAATAGCAGCATAGGTGTGGGGCTGGCTCCAATCAGTAAACCCCTCAACCTTGTACGATACCTTCACGTCGTAGACCGGGGTGTCGCCGGGATTAGAGATAATGGTCTTGGCTAGCCAGAACCCGAGCTTCTCGTTACCATAAGCCTTGTACGCCGCAGACACGACGTGCTGGCGGGCAAGTAGCTTTACATCAACCTTGCCAGTGCCACCGCCTCCCCGCAGAGAAGCCGCAACCATACCCAGGCCAACAACTATGAGCAATACGCCCGCAAGGACAACCGGGCTAACACGCCGCCCCATACCAGCAACTCCTTGCACAGAAGCCTTCAAATCACCCTCACATCCAAGAAGACAAAGAGGCACCGAGCAGTGGTATCGCACTTAGCTCTGAAGGAACCTAATCAAACCCCGGGAAGGACTTGTTGTTTTTGCCTTTTTTACAAGAGCAAGCATAGTCTTCAACTTGTTGACAAGGGACGGTATTGTTTTTACCTGGATAGTTTTAGTGTGATTCTAGCTGGATATCATCGAGGCTAATAGTGTTAACAAATCTACTAGCTATGTCTCTGAGCTTCTTGTCTTCGGTGACCAATGTGAGCTCATGCTTTTTAGCGAGAGCTATATATGATGCATCGTAGACTGTTAGTCTCGTTGAAATGGATATACTAAGTATTTCTACCTCGAGTCCCTGAGGGCTGAGTATTTTCATGGTTTGTAGAAGCTCTGCAAAGGTGCTTGCTAGAAAAGACGCTTCTCCGGGCTCAAGGATGTGAAGAAGGTTCACCTCCTTCCATAGGGCATTGAGTACTTCATAAATTGTTAGCCACTGAATTGCCTGGTTCCTAAGCGGGAGTAGTCGTGTCTCCTTTAGTGCCCTTATAATGCTAGACGCGTCAAATAAATAAGCTGGCTTCACTATCATCTTGCCTCTCTATCTTCTCGGATTAATTCTACGATCTTATCAATATCTAGTTTTTCAAGCACATGTTTATGCTTGCGCAGCTTCTCTTCAAGTAATTCTAGTTTGCGTCGCTGAACCTCATCCTCAAGAGCTTTTCTTATAAGTTCTGAAACATTAATGCCTAGTCTCCTAGCCTCTTCGACAATCTCTCTCCTAACCTTGGCGGAAACAGTTACATATCTACCCAATACGTAGACACCCATAGTAGGTATAGCAAGGTCTTCCTTATTTTAATCTGTAAAAAGAGTACTACATGAGAATAGTAGAACACGGTCCAATAGCCTACACGAGAACCAAGCCTACTCTCATACCATCACAGTGCTCAACTATAGTGTTTCTCTAGTCTTTTTCTAAGCTCTTCTCTCCAACGCGGCCCTGCTCCCACGTGGTTGTAAAGGTATGCTTCTGTCTGTACTAGTCCCGCTGCGCCGCCGTAGCGCCCCACTATCGTGCCCGACAAGCAGCTACCCCTTATCGCGCATCTCGGGCATGCCGGGTCATAGCATAGACACGTGCTCTTCTGCGGAGGCCTGACCTCTAGGCCGAGGACTTCTCGGGCAAACCTTGCTAGATTAGTATCGCTCGGAGCAACCCACGTCGTCCTCCCCGTGAAGAGGAGGATTGCGTCAGCAGTCTTCGGCCCCACACCGGGGAGTCCTAGTAGCTGCCTCCTCAGCTCCCAGGCGTCTCCCTCCCAGGAGGCGAGACGCCAGAGATCCTTCACCAGCCTAGCCAGCGTCCTGGGCTGGGGGCTCGGGAGCCGAGCAGCCCTCTCTGCAACAAGCCTCAACGAATCCTCATCGATAGCGTTGATTCCATTGAACAATATGTGCATCCACCGCCTAACATTGGTAGCATACCGTGTACGCCGAGAAAGAACAACAGCAACTGAGACCAGGAAGCGGTCAACAGCCCCAAGAGCAGCAGAAACAACGAGGCCCCGGTAGAGCCTGCGGTAGCCGGAGCGCCTAACCCAGCCAAGGCACTCTCCTAGGCACCACTCGCCCGAAACACCCCTCAACAAGTCAAGACTACACCCAGGCCCACTGCAACAAAGCCTCCCATCCCGGTAGCCCAGCTCAGAGCCGCGCCAAGGACCAGTACTCCTAACCCAACGCCCAGGCCCCACATAACTATAGAAAGAGGAAAGGAAACTAGGATACATAGACTCATCAAGCCAGAGCCAAGGAGCCTCAACGCACAACAAGGGAAAGCTACCCGGATCTCCCTCCTCCACGCATCCCAGGTATGGTTTTCAGCATGGATGCTTCGGCTATGCACCTACTCGGTGCAGAGACTTATGCGCTTCTTAGCGAAGCCCAGCAACTCTTCAGCAACACTTACCGCATCCACGGCCTCCTCGTCACCCGGTAGCCTTATAGTACTCGCCGAGAAGCATGCAGAGACCATGAATCTCGGGGTAAGAACCAGTAGTATAGAGTATGAGAGCCTTGAGAGCAAGCTGGGCCGCCTACTCAGCATAGAATATGGCCAGATCATAGTACTCGTCACTCATCGCCCGCTTAGCGTCATCAAGACCTCTCTGCTCGCCGCAGCAACTACATTATTCGCCGAGAGTGCGGCAAGGCCCCGAATCCATCCTTAGCACTAAATTACGTGCTCCTCATATATCTGCTTCAAAGCAACATACCAGGTATGGGGCAAAGCAGTGGCCAGCAAGGACTCCTCGGCCAAGACGCTGCAGTACGCTATGAACGGTACAGGCTGCTAAAACGTTGGCGAGAAATAGCGAGAATGGTAGCGGAGAAGATTAAGGAGAGGTTCCCCGACGCAGAGGTCTACGTCTTCGGCAGCGTGGTTGAGGAGCGCTGCACAGCGGCAAGCGATATAGACATACTGGTCGTCACGAAGCACGCGCCAAAGAGGCTGAGAGACAAGGTAGACATAATCCTATGGCTGGAAGACGAGCTCGGTCTCCCACCAAGCCTACTAGACCTCCACATTGTCGCACCAGGCTCAGAGGACTATGAGTGGTTCTTCAAAGCTTTGAGGATAAAGGCGATAAAAGTAGAGTAGTTTATTACGACGTGGCTCTATTTTCTCGTCAACTGATAAGTTATTGCTATGATTATTATTGCTGCTATGATTCCTGCTGCTACTAGTTTGTAGTTTATTGTTGGCTTGTACTTCCCGGCGCCGATTGGCATTGCTATTGTTCTTGTCGTGCTTGTCTCGGCGGGGCTGGTTGCACGGGAAGTAGTTGAAGAAGTTATTGTTCTACTTGTCCGTGTTGTGTTTGTTTTCTGCGTTATTGCTGTGGTTGTCGTGTTTGTTGTTGTGGGTGTTTGTTGTGGCGTTGTGGTTTGTGCTGGCTGGGGAGCTGTCTCCTCTATTCCTTTGAAGCAGTACATGTTGTAGTCTCTGCTCCCTATGAGTATCTCTGGTTTGCCGTCGCCGTCCACGTCGGCTATCGAGGCTGTTGCTACTACTGGGGCATTGGTGGTATAGATGTAGAATTCGCTCTCGTCGGGGCTCGGTATGGTTGGCTTTATTGCGACAATGTCTCCTTGGTAGGTTCCTACTAGTATCTCGTTTTCTCCGTCGCCGTCTATGTCGGCTATTATCGAGGATGAGAGGAAGACTTGGAGGTCGGGGTATTCTCGGACTATGTTTAGCCCTGTGTCCAGTATGAAGAGGCCCTCCATCGTGGCTACAACGATCTCCGGCTTGCCATCCATGTTTACGTCGCCGACTGAGGGAGTCGAGGTGGCGTCCTCTACGCCTGGCAGCTTCTTGGAGACAAAGGTGCCCTTCTCCGGGTTCACTACGTATACGTGGCCGTCGCGGGAGACGATTATTGCCTCTATTGTCTCGTTGCCGTAGAGGTCGTATAGGGCGGGTGCCCCGGTGAGTATCCTCCCGAGGTTGAGTGTGTAGACGGTGGGCTTTGAGCCCTTGTAGCTGATTATGTGGAAATAGGTTCCCTCTACGCAGGCTATGTCGTCTAAGCCGTCTCCGTCAACGTCTCTTACGGCTAGGTGGTAGACTGGTAGGTCTCCCACCTTTATGAGGTACCTTATCTCCCCGTCTGGCGTGAAGACGTAGATCTCGCCCTTCATGTTGCCTATTGCTACCTCGTAGCTGCCCCGGGTGTCGAAGTGGAGCACGACCGGGTTGCCGTGGAAGCTGCCCTCGTGCTTCCAGAGGAGCTTGCCATCACTGCTGAAGACGTATAGTGACCCGGTGCTCCCTGTGGCCATTATCTCCGGCTTGTCGTCGCCATTGATATCCCATATGGTTGGGTCGGCGTGTAGTCCTCCCCCTGTCTCCCGCTTCCAGAGCAGGGTGCCACTAGAAGCGTCCACGGCGTATAGGAAGCCGTCGCACGAGCTGAAAACAGCCTCTAATTTGCCGTCATTGTTTAGGTCGGCTAGGGCCGCCGAGGAGGCTACGCAGAGCCCCGTCTTGAAAGTCCAGAGTATATCGTAGTCCGTGTAGTGGAAGGGCTTCGAAGCAAGGCGGCTTATGTCGACGTAGCCGGCGCGGTCGAAGCTGTACTTCAGCGTAGGCCACACGATCTTCGAGCCGCCTTGCCCCGCGTGGGCCAAGGTGGCGCCGAATAATGGTAGGAGAAGTGCTGCTAGAAGGGGGAGGGCTAGTTTCTTCTCCAACCCCTTTGTCCCAGGAAGGGTTCGGCTAAGCACCACACTATATAGCTTGGCCTAGGGGATGCTAAGAGGGTGGGGCAGGCTGTTCCTTTGCCCGTGGTAGAGGCCGAGAACATTGTTAAGCGCTATGGCAGGGTCGTGGCTCTAAGAGGCGTCTCATTCACGGTTCCGGAGAGCGTGATATATGGGCTCCTGGGCCCGAACGGGGCTGGAAAGACGACCACTATTAAGGCGATAACTGGCTCGGTCAAGCTGAG from Pyrofollis japonicus harbors:
- a CDS encoding PQQ-binding-like beta-propeller repeat protein, coding for MEKKLALPLLAALLLPLFGATLAHAGQGGSKIVWPTLKYSFDRAGYVDISRLASKPFHYTDYDILWTFKTGLCVASSAALADLNNDGKLEAVFSSCDGFLYAVDASSGTLLWKRETGGGLHADPTIWDINGDDKPEIMATGSTGSLYVFSSDGKLLWKHEGSFHGNPVVLHFDTRGSYEVAIGNMKGEIYVFTPDGEIRYLIKVGDLPVYHLAVRDVDGDGLDDIACVEGTYFHIISYKGSKPTVYTLNLGRILTGAPALYDLYGNETIEAIIVSRDGHVYVVNPEKGTFVSKKLPGVEDATSTPSVGDVNMDGKPEIVVATMEGLFILDTGLNIVREYPDLQVFLSSSIIADIDGDGENEILVGTYQGDIVAIKPTIPSPDESEFYIYTTNAPVVATASIADVDGDGKPEILIGSRDYNMYCFKGIEETAPQPAQTTTPQQTPTTTNTTTTAITQKTNTTRTSRTITSSTTSRATSPAETSTTRTIAMPIGAGKYKPTINYKLVAAGIIAAIIIIAITYQLTRK